Proteins found in one Oryza glaberrima chromosome 4, OglaRS2, whole genome shotgun sequence genomic segment:
- the LOC127769395 gene encoding probable serine/threonine-protein kinase PIX13 isoform X2, translating into MGNCFGSEEAEAAATVRAPAQGHHGRRQEAAAPANRRSPIMAPPKALASMSSAAGHHSGMRSSSSMSSITTRSSSSSSNLPLGAAGGADVGVAGALYPEPEGRILEVPNLRIFTFAELRAATRNFKPDSVLGEGGFGRVYKGWVDERTMSPARSGTGMVIAVKKLNPESVQGLQEWQSEVNFLGRLSHPNLVRLIGYCVEDRELLLVYEFMAKGSLENHLFRKGSAYQPISWNLRLRIAIGAARGLAFLHSSERQIIYRDFKASNILLDTHYNAKLSDFGLAKNGPTAGESHVTTRVMGTYGYAAPEYVATGHLYVKSDVYGFGVVLLEMLTGMRALDTGRPAPQHSLVEWAKPYLADRRKLARLVDPRLEGQYPSRAAQQAAQLTLRCLSGDPRSRPSMAEVVQALVEIERIRSRPKAASSREDASPRVPTRSGGHGHHHHHHSSRSRSGSDGARSGYPSPRVR; encoded by the exons ATGGGGAACTGCTTCGGCTCCGAGGAGGCCGAAGCTGCTGCGACCGTGAGGGCACCAGCTCAAGGCCACCATGGACGCCGGCAAG aagcagcagctcCAGCAAATAGGCGTAGTCCCATCATGGCACCGCCCAAAGCGCTTGCCTCCATGAGCAGCGCCGCCGGGCATCACTCCGGGATGAGGTCGAGCTCGTCCATGAGCAGCATCACCaccagaagcagcagcagcagcagcaacctgcCCCTgggagcagccggcggcgcggacgtcggcgtcgccggGGCGCTCTACCCGGAGCCGGAGGGGAGGATCCTGGAGGTCCCCAACCTCCGAATCTTCACGTTCGCGGAGCTCagggcggcgacgaggaacTTCAAGCCGGACAGCGTCCTCGGCGAGGGCGGGTTCGGGCGGGTGTACAAGGGGTGGGTCGACGAGAGGACGATGAGCCCCGCGCGTAGTGGCACCGGCATGGTCATCGCCGTCAAGAAGCTCAACCCCGAGAGCGTGCAGGGCCTGCAAGAATGGCAG TCTGAGGTAAACTTCCTGGGGAGGCTGTCGCATCCCAACTTGGTGAGGCTGATCGGGTACTGCGTGGAGGACAGGGAGCTGCTGCTCGTGTACGAGTTCATGGCCAAGGGCAGCTTGGAGAATCACCTCTTCAGGA AAGGCAGCGCCTACCAGCCGATCTCGTGGAACCTCCGTCTCCGCATCGCCatcggcgccgcccgcggcctCGCGTTCCTGCACTCGTCGGAGAGGCAGATCATCTACCGCGACTTCAAGGCCtccaacatcctcctcgacacG CACTACAACGCCAAGCTCTCCGACTTCGGGCTCGCCAAGAACGGCCCCACCGCCGGCGAGAGCCACGTCACCACCCGCGTCATGGGCACCTACGGCTACGCCGCGCCGGAGTACGTCGCCACAG GGCACCTGTACGTGAAGAGCGACGTGTACGGGTTCGGCGTGGTGCTGCTGGAGATGCTGACGGGGATGCGGGCGCTGGACAcggggaggccggcgccgcAGCACAGCCTCGTAGAGTGGGCCAAGCCGTACCTGGCGGACCGGCGGAAGCTGGCGCGGCTGGTGGACCCGCGCCTGGAGGGGCAGTACCCGTCCAGGGCGGCGCAGCAGGCGGCCCAGCTCACGCTGCGCTGCCTCTCCGGGGACCCCAGGAGCCGGCCCTCCATGGCCGAGGTCGTCCAGGCCCTCGTGGAGATCGAGCGGATCAGGTCGCGTCCCAAGGCCGCGTCGTCGCGGGAGGACGCGTCGCCTCGGGTCCCGACGCGGAGTGGTGGGCACgggcaccaccatcaccaccactcgTCGCGGTCGAGGTCTGGATCGGACGGCGCGCGGAGCGGATACCCTTCTCCTCGAGTGAGATAG
- the LOC127769395 gene encoding probable serine/threonine-protein kinase PIX13 isoform X1, with protein MGNCFGSEEAEAAATVRAPAQGHHGRRQAEAAAPANRRSPIMAPPKALASMSSAAGHHSGMRSSSSMSSITTRSSSSSSNLPLGAAGGADVGVAGALYPEPEGRILEVPNLRIFTFAELRAATRNFKPDSVLGEGGFGRVYKGWVDERTMSPARSGTGMVIAVKKLNPESVQGLQEWQSEVNFLGRLSHPNLVRLIGYCVEDRELLLVYEFMAKGSLENHLFRKGSAYQPISWNLRLRIAIGAARGLAFLHSSERQIIYRDFKASNILLDTHYNAKLSDFGLAKNGPTAGESHVTTRVMGTYGYAAPEYVATGHLYVKSDVYGFGVVLLEMLTGMRALDTGRPAPQHSLVEWAKPYLADRRKLARLVDPRLEGQYPSRAAQQAAQLTLRCLSGDPRSRPSMAEVVQALVEIERIRSRPKAASSREDASPRVPTRSGGHGHHHHHHSSRSRSGSDGARSGYPSPRVR; from the exons ATGGGGAACTGCTTCGGCTCCGAGGAGGCCGAAGCTGCTGCGACCGTGAGGGCACCAGCTCAAGGCCACCATGGACGCCGGCAAG cagaagcagcagctcCAGCAAATAGGCGTAGTCCCATCATGGCACCGCCCAAAGCGCTTGCCTCCATGAGCAGCGCCGCCGGGCATCACTCCGGGATGAGGTCGAGCTCGTCCATGAGCAGCATCACCaccagaagcagcagcagcagcagcaacctgcCCCTgggagcagccggcggcgcggacgtcggcgtcgccggGGCGCTCTACCCGGAGCCGGAGGGGAGGATCCTGGAGGTCCCCAACCTCCGAATCTTCACGTTCGCGGAGCTCagggcggcgacgaggaacTTCAAGCCGGACAGCGTCCTCGGCGAGGGCGGGTTCGGGCGGGTGTACAAGGGGTGGGTCGACGAGAGGACGATGAGCCCCGCGCGTAGTGGCACCGGCATGGTCATCGCCGTCAAGAAGCTCAACCCCGAGAGCGTGCAGGGCCTGCAAGAATGGCAG TCTGAGGTAAACTTCCTGGGGAGGCTGTCGCATCCCAACTTGGTGAGGCTGATCGGGTACTGCGTGGAGGACAGGGAGCTGCTGCTCGTGTACGAGTTCATGGCCAAGGGCAGCTTGGAGAATCACCTCTTCAGGA AAGGCAGCGCCTACCAGCCGATCTCGTGGAACCTCCGTCTCCGCATCGCCatcggcgccgcccgcggcctCGCGTTCCTGCACTCGTCGGAGAGGCAGATCATCTACCGCGACTTCAAGGCCtccaacatcctcctcgacacG CACTACAACGCCAAGCTCTCCGACTTCGGGCTCGCCAAGAACGGCCCCACCGCCGGCGAGAGCCACGTCACCACCCGCGTCATGGGCACCTACGGCTACGCCGCGCCGGAGTACGTCGCCACAG GGCACCTGTACGTGAAGAGCGACGTGTACGGGTTCGGCGTGGTGCTGCTGGAGATGCTGACGGGGATGCGGGCGCTGGACAcggggaggccggcgccgcAGCACAGCCTCGTAGAGTGGGCCAAGCCGTACCTGGCGGACCGGCGGAAGCTGGCGCGGCTGGTGGACCCGCGCCTGGAGGGGCAGTACCCGTCCAGGGCGGCGCAGCAGGCGGCCCAGCTCACGCTGCGCTGCCTCTCCGGGGACCCCAGGAGCCGGCCCTCCATGGCCGAGGTCGTCCAGGCCCTCGTGGAGATCGAGCGGATCAGGTCGCGTCCCAAGGCCGCGTCGTCGCGGGAGGACGCGTCGCCTCGGGTCCCGACGCGGAGTGGTGGGCACgggcaccaccatcaccaccactcgTCGCGGTCGAGGTCTGGATCGGACGGCGCGCGGAGCGGATACCCTTCTCCTCGAGTGAGATAG